From Pedobacter indicus, a single genomic window includes:
- a CDS encoding sensor histidine kinase, whose translation MNNILKIRILLLLLTLCFAGTAITINLTYQEKEILLIDGKEVEDNLHRKEAVVASLFNDSELFSRLRSIEHDYSLQDYVINDLGNKSNIYLYTYSNNDLVFWGSEQIVPRSDAGIREGSSVISWKNGWFEAQKKSSGGFSVVCLIPIKANYSLSNRYLVNEFSSDLINTPNLDVASYDDRFVYNLRNSDGEYLLSLKLRSSVFNTFYSRLELIMWLLFAFTATLLVTSICTWIAKKGWVKSSILLLAIYLFGVRYLDLKTQWLAENFYSGFFDPKIYASSSILPSLGALAFHVFAATWLICYIYQCRFELVFFRTDRKSSRFTQILVFLTSGALLYICCEAAVYIFESLIVDSSISFEVNNLLNLNIYSWSGIFLLCLVVFCFYLLIETLIVIIKRLDMSRRDLFLFSVAVVVLCLVIKLQLRSLSISAFLMIAIVYLKGWTANISKRFNLALFVVILFLFAGIASLKQSAFQNKKNLSNQLLALQKLESSEDPDAVLLFMEIEESIVNDHLLEEYFLNQPNTPQKLIREELRSKYFGGYLAKYDFHGYAISTDSANNSAMAMSKFTYYKDKVISGSRKISKNFYRLSHSIGYINYFALLPIRHDDEMVGTYLIELKNRSLGRYTSSLELLFSGTTVDSPNEYENYSYAYYSQSELKTQHGSYQYPVNAVIPSSESDRYMQYTSNGYNHIFHSPNDDDLLILSSKAQSGWQQLASLSFLFLVFLVFSILIYTVQWIVSVLNDYDFSFRNFRWSVIILQNRILYSTRIQAFVVLAVVGTLVIVGFISFFSLSGQYKVRQENAIIRQISQIARGVEAKLSVENKDIESINIEQQFSTTAEVNATDLNLYNLSGELLYSTQSKIFDLGLISEYMNANAWLNMHDYKREEFVHHESIGGLDFLTAYTPLKNDRNETIAFLALPYYSNQKDLDQQVGLLLNTIINVYALVLVILGLFAVFVANKITAPLTLVQKSLAKTNIGKKNEPIFWKRNDEIGSLIKEYNNMLVALDNSADQIMRSERESAWREMAKQVAHEIKNPLTPLRLGVQLLERSWKEQDPNFDEKFKRFTQSFIEQIESLNHIASEFSNFAKMPDTKLDDVKIIDMIEKAIDLHSENPQINIEFDSRTNREILVHGDQDQLLRSFNNLIKNSIEACVGQPQCKMKIITEIKRPGYLSITVQDFGKGIDELVQARIFQPNFTTKSSGTGLGLAFVKQAIETMRGTITFKTKKGVGTTFFITMPIKSR comes from the coding sequence GTGAATAACATTTTAAAGATACGCATTCTTTTGCTGCTGCTTACACTTTGTTTCGCAGGCACCGCAATTACAATAAATCTCACTTATCAAGAAAAAGAGATCCTTCTTATTGATGGAAAGGAAGTAGAAGATAATCTTCATAGGAAAGAAGCTGTGGTGGCGTCTCTTTTTAATGATTCAGAATTATTTTCACGGTTACGATCCATCGAACATGATTATTCTTTACAGGATTATGTTATCAATGATTTAGGGAATAAGAGCAATATCTATTTATATACTTACTCTAATAACGATCTTGTCTTCTGGGGGTCGGAACAGATTGTCCCGCGATCTGATGCTGGCATACGAGAAGGGAGCAGTGTGATTTCTTGGAAAAACGGTTGGTTTGAGGCTCAAAAAAAGAGTTCGGGTGGCTTCTCTGTCGTGTGTCTAATTCCAATAAAGGCTAATTACTCGCTATCTAACAGATACCTGGTAAATGAATTTTCGAGCGACTTAATCAATACCCCAAATCTTGATGTTGCTTCATACGATGATCGTTTTGTCTACAATCTGAGAAACAGTGACGGTGAATACTTACTATCTTTAAAATTGAGATCGAGTGTATTTAATACATTCTACTCTCGTCTTGAATTAATCATGTGGTTGCTTTTTGCCTTTACAGCAACTTTATTGGTTACCTCTATTTGCACTTGGATTGCTAAAAAAGGCTGGGTGAAATCATCTATTCTTCTCTTGGCTATTTATTTGTTCGGAGTCCGATATCTTGATTTAAAAACGCAATGGTTGGCGGAGAACTTCTATTCAGGCTTTTTCGATCCGAAGATATACGCTTCCAGTTCAATCTTACCATCACTAGGTGCGTTGGCTTTCCATGTGTTTGCTGCAACTTGGTTGATATGTTATATCTATCAATGTCGATTTGAACTGGTTTTTTTTAGGACAGATCGTAAATCCTCACGATTTACTCAAATACTGGTTTTTTTGACATCAGGAGCGCTCCTTTATATATGTTGCGAGGCCGCTGTATATATATTTGAGAGCTTAATCGTCGATTCGAGTATAAGCTTTGAAGTTAATAACCTGTTAAATCTAAATATTTATAGCTGGTCAGGGATCTTTTTGCTATGTCTCGTTGTCTTTTGCTTTTATCTTCTTATAGAAACCCTCATAGTTATTATTAAGCGACTTGACATGAGCCGTAGAGATCTTTTCTTATTTTCTGTCGCGGTGGTAGTTTTGTGTCTTGTTATTAAGCTACAATTAAGAAGCTTGTCGATATCGGCATTTCTGATGATTGCGATTGTCTACCTTAAGGGGTGGACGGCAAACATTAGTAAGCGTTTTAATCTGGCCCTATTCGTAGTTATCTTGTTTCTTTTTGCAGGGATCGCTTCCTTGAAGCAAAGTGCATTTCAAAACAAAAAGAACTTGAGTAATCAATTACTCGCCTTGCAAAAATTAGAATCTTCGGAAGATCCTGATGCCGTTCTATTGTTTATGGAAATAGAAGAAAGTATTGTTAATGATCATCTACTGGAAGAGTATTTTTTAAATCAACCGAATACACCACAAAAGCTGATTAGGGAGGAATTACGGAGCAAATATTTTGGAGGATACTTAGCAAAGTATGACTTTCATGGATATGCGATTTCGACAGACTCAGCAAACAATAGCGCAATGGCGATGTCAAAGTTTACCTATTATAAAGATAAGGTAATCAGTGGCTCTCGGAAAATATCTAAAAATTTTTATCGCCTTTCGCATTCTATCGGATATATCAACTATTTTGCACTTTTACCTATTCGCCATGATGATGAGATGGTGGGCACCTATCTTATTGAATTGAAGAATAGATCTTTGGGCAGGTATACTTCTTCTTTAGAATTACTTTTTTCGGGTACGACCGTAGACAGTCCTAATGAGTATGAGAACTACTCCTATGCCTATTATAGTCAAAGTGAGTTAAAGACACAACACGGGTCCTACCAATACCCAGTCAATGCAGTGATTCCTTCATCGGAATCAGACAGATATATGCAATACACATCGAACGGCTATAATCATATCTTTCACAGCCCAAATGACGATGACCTCCTTATACTAAGTAGCAAAGCTCAAAGCGGCTGGCAGCAGTTAGCTTCCTTGTCATTCCTATTTCTTGTATTTCTTGTATTTTCAATTCTTATTTATACAGTTCAATGGATTGTATCTGTTTTGAATGATTATGATTTTAGTTTTAGAAACTTTAGATGGTCAGTCATCATTCTGCAAAACAGAATACTCTACAGTACTAGAATTCAGGCCTTTGTTGTACTTGCCGTGGTCGGGACACTAGTTATTGTAGGTTTTATCTCTTTTTTTAGTTTAAGCGGACAATATAAGGTGCGGCAAGAAAACGCTATTATTCGACAAATATCACAAATAGCACGCGGGGTTGAGGCTAAATTGTCTGTAGAGAATAAAGATATTGAATCGATCAATATTGAGCAGCAATTTAGTACCACTGCAGAAGTTAACGCTACTGATTTAAATTTATATAACCTTAGCGGAGAGCTTCTCTATAGCACGCAGAGCAAAATCTTTGATTTGGGTCTTATTTCGGAGTATATGAATGCGAATGCATGGTTAAACATGCATGATTATAAACGAGAGGAGTTTGTCCACCATGAGAGTATTGGAGGGTTGGATTTTCTAACTGCATATACGCCTTTGAAAAATGATAGAAATGAAACGATTGCATTTTTAGCACTACCCTATTATTCGAATCAAAAAGATTTGGATCAGCAGGTTGGGTTGCTTCTAAATACAATTATTAATGTATATGCCTTGGTCTTAGTTATATTAGGGCTATTCGCAGTTTTCGTTGCTAACAAAATTACGGCTCCATTAACGTTGGTACAAAAAAGTTTGGCGAAAACCAATATTGGCAAAAAGAATGAGCCTATCTTTTGGAAACGGAACGATGAGATTGGCTCACTTATTAAAGAATACAATAATATGTTGGTGGCTTTAGATAATAGTGCAGATCAGATTATGAGATCCGAACGTGAATCTGCGTGGCGCGAGATGGCAAAACAAGTAGCACACGAAATAAAAAATCCATTAACACCATTAAGGCTAGGAGTGCAATTGTTAGAAAGATCATGGAAGGAGCAAGACCCTAATTTTGACGAAAAGTTTAAAAGATTTACTCAGTCATTTATCGAACAAATTGAGAGCTTAAATCATATCGCCTCGGAATTTTCAAATTTCGCTAAAATGCCCGATACGAAACTAGATGATGTTAAGATAATCGACATGATAGAAAAAGCGATTGATTTACATAGCGAAAATCCACAGATCAATATAGAGTTTGATAGTCGGACGAACAGAGAAATACTGGTACACGGTGATCAGGATCAGCTACTCAGATCTTTCAACAACCTTATTAAAAACTCGATCGAAGCTTGTGTCGGTCAGCCACAGTGTAAAATGAAAATTATCACGGAGATAAAAAGACCTGGCTACCTTAGCATAACAGTACAAGATTTTGGAAAGGGGATTGACGAGTTAGTGCAGGCGAGGATATTTCAGCCGAATTTCACTACCAAAAGCTCCGGAACGGGACTAGGGTTGGCTTTTGTGAAGCAAGCTATAGAAACGATGAGGGGAACAATCACCTTTAAAACAAAAAAGGGAGTTGGCACGACATTCTTTATTACGATGCCTATAAAAAGCCGCTAG
- a CDS encoding 6-pyruvoyl trahydropterin synthase family protein, with amino-acid sequence MIHITRRERFSSAHKLYRSDWSDEKNLETFGKCSNPNWHGHNYELFVTVKGDINPETGFLIDLRVLKQIILEEVIEKLDHRNVNLDVDFMQGKMASTEVMAVEIFNLLAPRIQAEGAILHSVKLCETENNFIEYFGK; translated from the coding sequence ATGATTCATATTACACGAAGAGAACGTTTTTCGTCTGCCCATAAATTGTATAGGTCAGATTGGTCGGATGAAAAGAACTTGGAAACATTCGGAAAGTGCTCGAACCCAAATTGGCATGGTCATAACTACGAGCTGTTTGTGACTGTAAAGGGCGATATTAACCCAGAAACAGGATTCCTGATCGACCTTAGAGTATTGAAACAAATTATATTAGAAGAGGTGATTGAAAAACTCGATCATAGAAATGTCAATCTTGACGTAGATTTCATGCAAGGGAAAATGGCTTCAACCGAAGTGATGGCCGTCGAGATCTTTAATCTATTGGCACCTAGAATTCAAGCTGAGGGAGCAATTCTTCATTCAGTTAAACTCTGTGAGACAGAGAATAATTTCATTGAGTATTTCGGTAAATAA
- a CDS encoding 1,4-dihydroxy-6-naphthoate synthase — MKFTLGFSPCPNDTFIFDALVHKKIDTEGIDFEVIYEDVETLNLMAFNNELDITKLSFHAFAFALKNYGLLDAGSALGHGVGPLLISRESAISEEYVKEHSQQLKVAIPGVYTTANFLMSLAFPSLQQKELYLFSEIEDAVSRSEIDLGLIIHESRFTYQQKGLHKITDLGNYWEKETGLPIPLGGIVGNRRIPKKELQTISRLIRKSIEFAFDDPQSGLGFIKSLSQEMEEDVIFKHINLYVNNYSLSLGQSGRDAVTILFDKARSLNVVPSYQEDIFI; from the coding sequence ATGAAATTTACATTGGGTTTCTCCCCATGTCCTAATGACACATTTATCTTTGACGCTCTAGTCCATAAAAAGATCGATACGGAGGGTATCGACTTCGAAGTTATCTATGAGGACGTCGAAACATTGAACCTAATGGCATTTAATAACGAACTCGACATAACGAAGTTGAGTTTTCATGCTTTCGCTTTTGCCTTAAAAAACTATGGCCTCCTTGATGCCGGAAGTGCCTTGGGGCATGGTGTAGGGCCTTTGCTTATCTCTCGAGAATCCGCAATCTCAGAAGAATATGTTAAGGAACATTCCCAGCAACTGAAAGTGGCCATTCCGGGAGTCTACACTACTGCTAATTTTTTAATGAGCTTAGCTTTCCCGTCGCTCCAGCAGAAAGAATTGTATCTCTTTTCTGAGATCGAAGACGCGGTCAGCAGAAGCGAAATTGACCTCGGTTTAATTATCCACGAATCTCGATTCACTTACCAACAGAAAGGGCTTCACAAAATTACAGATCTGGGGAACTATTGGGAAAAGGAAACAGGTCTACCAATCCCCTTGGGTGGTATAGTCGGGAATAGGCGTATTCCTAAAAAAGAGCTTCAAACCATAAGCAGGCTAATCCGAAAAAGCATTGAGTTCGCATTCGACGATCCACAATCGGGTTTAGGGTTTATAAAAAGTCTATCTCAGGAAATGGAAGAAGATGTCATTTTCAAACATATTAATCTCTATGTCAACAACTACTCATTGAGCTTAGGTCAGTCGGGACGAGATGCGGTAACTATTCTCTTTGATAAAGCTAGATCGCTAAATGTAGTACCCTCTTACCAAGAGGACATCTTTATCTGA
- the mqnB gene encoding futalosine hydrolase: MEILIVAATENEISKYRNLAQQNSYPVDILVTGAGMVPTAFMLGQRLATRRYDAIINIGIAGSFRRDIELGSIIRIATDQFSELGAQNGSQFLTLEEIGLGQSFYKEKPTAQLLKVPAISELKTQNAITVNTVHGDEKSIEKIRERVDPDLESMEGAAVFFVAEKENIPVLQIRSISNYVEERNREAWKISTAINNINDWLSRLSSEIFS; encoded by the coding sequence ATGGAAATATTAATTGTCGCGGCGACTGAGAATGAAATATCGAAATACAGAAACCTAGCACAACAAAATTCCTATCCGGTAGATATTTTAGTTACGGGAGCAGGTATGGTCCCAACGGCTTTCATGCTTGGACAGCGTCTAGCCACGCGCCGGTACGATGCGATAATAAATATTGGCATAGCGGGAAGTTTTAGACGCGATATCGAGCTTGGCTCTATTATCAGAATTGCAACTGACCAGTTTAGCGAACTAGGAGCACAGAATGGATCTCAGTTTTTAACTCTCGAAGAGATTGGACTTGGTCAGAGTTTTTACAAAGAAAAACCTACTGCGCAATTGCTCAAAGTACCAGCGATAAGTGAGCTGAAGACTCAAAATGCCATAACAGTTAATACCGTTCATGGTGATGAAAAAAGTATAGAAAAAATCAGAGAGAGAGTAGACCCAGATCTCGAGAGTATGGAGGGAGCCGCGGTATTCTTTGTCGCGGAGAAAGAAAATATACCGGTGTTACAAATTCGAAGTATTTCAAATTATGTCGAAGAGCGGAATCGTGAAGCATGGAAAATATCTACAGCAATTAACAACATAAACGATTGGCTAAGTAGGCTATCATCAGAAATATTCTCATAA
- a CDS encoding glycoside hydrolase family 10 protein, whose protein sequence is MLRRNFRRLFSLLLLFACSVNMLAAQDNILKKREFRGVWIATVVNIDWPSKPGLSAAQQKAELVRILDAHQRAGINSIIFQIRPAADALYANSREPWSEYLTGTQGGDPQYDPLEFAIQEAHARGMELHAWFNPYRATFSGGSSIARDHVTRRHPDWFFSYGGKKLFNPGLSEVREYITSVVMDVVRAYDIDGVHFDDYFYPYPTKEAIPDYATFKRNPRGFSSIDDWRRDNVDLLIKKVSDSIHAAKPYVKFGVSPFGIWDNKRDHPEGSETAGFSGYRQLYADAKKWTEEGWVDYNSPQLYFPFNYKAAAFEVLLDWWADHSYGRHLYIGQGAYRANEGGMGWREPDQLSRQIHYLRKNDNVQGSIFFSSKSLTNNIRGFRDSLQYNHYRYRALPPTMPWIDNVLPNAPRGLTLRVTGGKAITLHWQKPDPAEDGDKAYGYVVYRFEAGEGIDLTNPKNILHISFNSRYTTYTDDSARKNARYTYVITSIDRMKNESGPSNTETIVFQ, encoded by the coding sequence ATGTTAAGAAGGAATTTTAGACGATTATTTTCACTATTATTGCTGTTTGCGTGTTCTGTGAATATGCTTGCAGCGCAAGACAATATACTAAAGAAGAGAGAATTTAGAGGAGTTTGGATTGCAACGGTTGTCAACATTGACTGGCCGTCAAAACCGGGCTTAAGTGCTGCTCAGCAAAAAGCTGAACTTGTACGAATCTTAGATGCTCACCAACGCGCTGGGATTAATAGTATAATCTTCCAAATCAGACCAGCGGCTGATGCATTGTATGCCAATTCGAGAGAACCTTGGAGTGAGTACTTGACCGGTACCCAAGGAGGTGACCCTCAGTATGACCCTTTAGAATTTGCTATCCAGGAGGCACATGCAAGGGGTATGGAGTTGCACGCATGGTTTAACCCCTACCGTGCAACATTTAGCGGAGGGAGCAGCATAGCGCGTGATCATGTTACACGCCGACATCCCGATTGGTTTTTTAGCTACGGTGGGAAGAAGCTTTTTAACCCCGGCCTTTCCGAAGTTCGGGAGTACATTACGTCGGTTGTGATGGATGTCGTACGTGCTTATGATATTGATGGCGTTCATTTTGATGATTACTTCTACCCCTATCCTACGAAAGAAGCAATTCCAGATTATGCGACCTTTAAGAGAAATCCACGAGGGTTTAGCTCAATCGACGATTGGCGCCGGGATAATGTCGATCTTTTGATTAAGAAAGTATCAGACAGTATTCATGCCGCGAAACCCTATGTTAAATTTGGTGTCAGCCCCTTTGGTATATGGGACAATAAGAGGGATCACCCAGAGGGGTCTGAGACCGCCGGCTTCAGCGGTTACCGTCAGCTGTATGCTGACGCAAAGAAATGGACCGAAGAAGGTTGGGTAGATTATAATAGCCCACAACTCTATTTTCCATTTAATTATAAAGCTGCCGCATTTGAAGTATTGCTCGATTGGTGGGCTGACCACAGTTACGGCCGTCATTTATATATTGGTCAAGGAGCCTACCGTGCGAATGAGGGTGGGATGGGCTGGCGCGAACCCGATCAACTATCAAGGCAAATACATTATTTACGAAAAAATGACAACGTTCAAGGAAGCATTTTCTTTAGCTCTAAATCATTAACCAATAACATAAGGGGCTTTAGGGATTCTCTACAATATAATCACTATCGTTATAGGGCATTACCACCGACAATGCCTTGGATTGATAACGTCCTGCCGAACGCCCCAAGAGGTTTGACGCTGCGCGTAACCGGAGGTAAAGCAATCACACTACATTGGCAAAAGCCGGATCCTGCTGAAGACGGAGACAAAGCATACGGCTATGTTGTCTATCGGTTTGAAGCAGGCGAAGGAATAGACTTAACGAACCCGAAAAACATTTTGCATATCTCATTTAATAGCCGTTATACAACGTACACGGACGACTCCGCTCGCAAAAATGCCCGCTATACGTACGTGATTACAAGTATCGATCGGATGAAGAACGAGAGCGGACCCTCAAATACCGAAACAATTGTTTTTCAGTAA
- a CDS encoding MBL fold metallo-hydrolase: MTIHIKSFVCNPYQENTYLLYDESGASVIIDPGMYSPAEEKEVLGFIDEHDLKLEYVLNTHCHIDHILGNRLIYDTYGLLPTFHEKEIPLYAEVQNYAPQMGIRYEVSPISETFLPESGTVRFGDHLLELIFAPGHSPGHLCFYSRSEGFIIGGDVLFKGSIGRTDLPGGNHSQLIQSISDKIYQLPDDTVVYPGHGPATTVGQEKRTNPFVRG; encoded by the coding sequence ATGACTATTCATATCAAATCGTTCGTATGTAACCCCTATCAGGAAAATACATACCTCTTGTACGATGAATCGGGCGCAAGTGTCATAATTGACCCAGGGATGTACAGTCCTGCGGAAGAAAAAGAGGTTTTAGGCTTTATAGATGAGCATGACCTTAAACTTGAATATGTTTTAAATACACATTGTCACATTGATCACATTTTGGGGAATAGGCTGATCTATGATACTTACGGGCTATTGCCAACTTTCCACGAAAAGGAAATCCCATTATATGCAGAAGTTCAAAACTATGCACCACAAATGGGAATCAGATACGAGGTGTCTCCAATTTCGGAAACATTTTTGCCAGAAAGCGGGACGGTTCGATTTGGTGATCACCTTTTAGAGCTGATTTTTGCACCGGGGCACTCTCCAGGACATCTTTGCTTTTATAGCAGATCCGAGGGTTTTATAATTGGTGGAGATGTATTGTTTAAAGGAAGCATCGGGCGAACGGACCTCCCAGGTGGGAACCATAGTCAATTGATCCAAAGCATTTCGGATAAAATTTATCAACTTCCTGACGATACCGTTGTCTATCCGGGTCACGGGCCCGCCACCACCGTGGGACAGGAGAAAAGAACGAACCCCTTTGTAAGAGGATAA
- the folE gene encoding GTP cyclohydrolase I FolE: MNKTDKIITSEGEGVDGYVKIDRYNVDTVNRIAEHYGDILAALGEDPNREGLLKTPERVAKSLQFLTHGYDINPAEILKGAMFAEEYSQMVVVKDVEVYSLCEHHMLPFFGKAHIAYIPNGHIVGLSKIPRIVDAFARRLQVQERLTNEIRDCIHETLNPLGVAVVMECRHLCMSMRGVQKQNSVTTTSAFTGEFAKERTRNEFLRLITASLD, from the coding sequence ATGAACAAAACAGATAAGATAATTACAAGCGAGGGCGAAGGTGTTGATGGGTATGTCAAAATAGACAGATATAATGTTGATACGGTAAATAGAATTGCCGAGCATTACGGGGATATTTTAGCAGCGCTAGGAGAGGATCCAAATCGAGAAGGTCTTTTGAAAACACCTGAGCGTGTAGCTAAGTCACTGCAGTTCTTGACCCACGGCTATGATATTAATCCTGCGGAAATATTAAAAGGAGCCATGTTTGCTGAAGAGTATAGTCAGATGGTAGTTGTCAAGGACGTCGAAGTATACTCGTTATGTGAACATCATATGCTGCCTTTTTTTGGGAAAGCTCATATTGCGTATATACCAAACGGGCATATTGTCGGGCTAAGTAAAATCCCACGTATCGTAGATGCTTTTGCGAGAAGACTACAGGTTCAGGAGAGATTGACAAATGAAATTAGAGATTGTATTCATGAAACCCTGAACCCTCTTGGGGTAGCAGTTGTGATGGAATGCCGTCATCTATGTATGTCGATGCGAGGCGTACAGAAGCAAAATTCAGTGACAACGACATCTGCCTTTACCGGTGAGTTCGCTAAAGAGCGTACACGAAATGAGTTTTTGAGACTGATAACAGCAAGTTTAGATTAA
- the fabD gene encoding ACP S-malonyltransferase: MKTAYVFPGQGAQFVGMGKELYGYSSQTKELFEQANEILGFRITDIMFDGTDDELKQTNVTQPSIFLHSVILAKALGDSFKPNMVAGHSLGEFSALVSAGVFDFESGLKLVAARANSMQKACELQPSTMAAVLGLDDFVVEDVCQRVSDVVVPANYNCPGQLVISGSIAGIDRACELLIEAGARRVLKLNVGGAFHSPLMESARVELEKAIEATTFNTPICPVYQNIDAKPYLDSDRIKNNLIEQLTGPVKWSQIVSAMIEDGATKFVEVGPGNVLQGLVKKVDRKADTSAASL; the protein is encoded by the coding sequence ATGAAAACAGCATACGTATTTCCCGGACAAGGAGCACAGTTTGTCGGAATGGGAAAAGAACTATACGGCTACAGCAGCCAGACTAAGGAACTCTTTGAACAGGCTAACGAAATACTTGGCTTCCGGATTACGGACATTATGTTTGATGGTACCGATGATGAGTTAAAACAGACCAACGTAACACAACCATCAATCTTTTTACATTCAGTTATTTTAGCAAAGGCATTAGGAGACTCTTTTAAGCCTAATATGGTTGCCGGGCATTCATTGGGGGAATTTTCTGCATTGGTGAGTGCTGGTGTGTTTGATTTTGAATCCGGATTAAAACTTGTTGCAGCTCGCGCTAATTCGATGCAGAAAGCCTGTGAATTACAGCCTTCAACAATGGCAGCAGTGCTTGGTCTAGATGACTTTGTCGTTGAAGATGTATGCCAACGAGTAAGTGACGTAGTCGTTCCTGCAAATTATAACTGCCCTGGGCAATTGGTCATTTCTGGTAGTATAGCCGGGATTGATCGAGCATGTGAGCTTTTGATAGAAGCTGGGGCGCGGCGAGTTCTTAAGTTGAACGTAGGCGGAGCATTTCACTCACCGCTAATGGAATCAGCCAGAGTTGAACTGGAGAAAGCGATCGAAGCAACAACATTTAATACTCCCATATGCCCTGTATATCAAAACATCGATGCAAAACCCTACTTAGATTCAGATCGTATCAAAAATAATTTAATCGAACAATTAACCGGACCAGTGAAATGGTCGCAGATTGTGTCTGCTATGATTGAAGATGGTGCAACAAAATTTGTAGAAGTAGGACCAGGAAATGTCTTGCAAGGACTTGTTAAAAAAGTAGATCGTAAAGCTGATACATCAGCGGCATCGTTATAA
- a CDS encoding ABC transporter permease gives MLGVLIGSAALVIILSVFNGFELLILNMYSSFTPELRLEPKQGKSFEFDSELEELLSRQRGVAYYTEVLQEKVLVRYGQNQYIANLKGEKIRSIPPNIADSLLFQGDFILKKDTTDYAVVGAAVQAYLGIDLEKEEIKATIYSPRKGTQNVLNPAEEFNLRSIYLSGVLMAQPMFDNLVIVPLSFARDVLSEPDRVSAVEIYLDENADFRSLERALREQLGERFLVKNRAQQNPALYKVLNSEKWAIFFILTFVLIIAIFNIIGSLTMLVIDKKRDIAVLKSLGANDSFIKRIFFTEGMFISFLGCIIGMALGLIFCVLQKKFGLIKMDGAELVTNVFPIAIKATDFMLVFFTVLFIALIASYVSSHLSVKGEEQLS, from the coding sequence ATGTTAGGGGTGTTAATCGGAAGTGCTGCCCTTGTAATCATACTATCCGTGTTCAACGGCTTTGAGTTGTTGATCCTGAATATGTATAGTTCTTTTACTCCCGAACTTAGATTGGAGCCCAAACAAGGGAAATCGTTTGAGTTTGACAGTGAGCTGGAAGAACTTTTATCCCGTCAACGCGGTGTTGCTTATTATACTGAGGTTCTACAGGAAAAAGTGTTGGTCAGATACGGACAAAACCAATACATAGCTAATTTGAAAGGAGAAAAAATAAGGTCAATTCCTCCAAACATTGCCGATAGCCTGTTATTTCAAGGGGATTTTATATTAAAGAAAGATACGACAGACTATGCCGTGGTAGGTGCCGCTGTACAGGCCTATTTGGGGATTGACTTAGAGAAAGAGGAGATAAAAGCGACTATTTATTCGCCGCGAAAAGGAACACAGAACGTATTAAATCCTGCTGAAGAGTTTAATCTGCGTTCTATCTATTTATCGGGAGTTCTGATGGCACAGCCGATGTTCGATAATTTGGTTATTGTACCGTTATCATTTGCCCGAGATGTTCTTAGCGAACCGGATCGTGTGTCTGCTGTAGAGATCTATCTAGATGAGAATGCTGACTTTCGGTCGCTTGAAAGAGCACTCCGAGAACAGCTAGGGGAACGGTTTCTTGTTAAAAACCGCGCACAACAAAATCCAGCTCTATACAAAGTGTTGAATTCCGAGAAATGGGCAATCTTCTTTATACTTACTTTTGTTTTAATCATCGCTATTTTCAATATTATTGGTTCACTTACGATGTTGGTAATTGATAAGAAAAGAGATATAGCGGTGTTGAAAAGCTTAGGGGCAAATGATTCGTTTATTAAGCGGATATTTTTCACCGAAGGGATGTTTATTTCTTTCCTCGGCTGTATTATTGGGATGGCCTTGGGGTTGATCTTTTGCGTTTTACAAAAAAAGTTTGGATTGATAAAAATGGACGGCGCAGAACTGGTCACCAACGTCTTCCCGATCGCCATTAAGGCAACCGACTTCATGTTGGTGTTTTTTACGGTTTTATTTATCGCGTTAATCGCCTCTTATGTCTCTTCACACCTTAGTGTGAAAGGTGAAGAGCAATTATCATAA